The following DNA comes from Papaver somniferum cultivar HN1 chromosome 4, ASM357369v1, whole genome shotgun sequence.
TTCGTTTACCTAGAAGACTTAATTCAATGTCAGAACTGAGATGGCATAGTTGAGGAATGATCTTAatggttttatttttcatctagaagaagaagatattatggaacgGTCTCTTACTCCTAAGAAGGTTTTCTCTGTCAGATCAACATATGACAAGCTTGCTAGTACAGATTATGATATCACTGCTtccaatatttttaattttatttggcaGCTGAAAGTATCACAAAAAATTGGTTTCTTTTTGTGGACTCTAGCTCATTCTAGATTGCCTACAAGAGACATCTTGAGAAGAAGGGGAATGACTGATGTGTCCCCAACATGCTTATATTGCAGTAAACATGAAACTGCAGATCATGTCTTTCTGCATTGTGAATTTGTTTAGAAAATTTTGGTTCACTTTATTGAGAAGCTGAAATGGTACTTTACAATGTCTCCTAATATAACTTTTGTTCTACTGGCATGGCCTTAGTCCCCATAAGATAAGACACAGTCACAGATTTGGAGCATCATCCGTGCAGTCAATCTATGGAGCTTATGGAAagaaagaaactcaagagtttttGAAGGAAAACAACATAACGCTGCCACTGTCATCAATAAAGCTCAGTATGAAATGTTCTCATGGTGCCTGGTTTTTAAAGAGTTTGAGAGTCTCTTTTAATGATGTTATTGCCAATTGACCTAGAGCTTATTTCGACCCTCCTTAATTTCATTCTTGTTAGAGATAACTATTTTAGATTGGGAGTGTTTTTTTTGCTCTTCTCTGTAAGGGTGGTAGCCTGTTGCTAGTCCTTGTTCTTTGTTTCATCCGGATTGTAATCTTTTTTTTGTAGcctcgctttttttttttttgaccaatTTAATcttttctttaccgatcaaaaaatttttttttatgtgaaaTGCGGTTTTGAAGTAGTTTCCCTAAACAGTTTGCTTATAATTTTTATACAACAAAACCTGTCGACATTAAGGATGCTAATCTACTCTTGAGCAACCGGAAACACACATCATTTACTAGGCCGTTGTAACATGGAACTCATTAGAGGAGATTAAAAGAAAAATGTGACGAAAGGTCCCATTTGTAACATGAGACTTCATTCATTCAAATCCAGCAGCACCACCACCGCCCCAACCAACTTTCCTCAACCGTCCCTACCCTTTTATCTTTTTCATCGTGATAGAAGAAACCAGATAATACAACAAAAACAACTAACAGCATTACCAAAATAACCTTCTCTCACGCGACAAAACATTTGCTCTTTGTTTAACTCTTCTTTGCTTTTCTTATCAATGGAATGTACTGAAAAAACACTCGATGTTATTTTCACACCCCCCATGTTGTTTCGACAAAAATGGTTCGTAAAGTGGGTTTTGTCACTTCAACCAAACCAAAGAATCGCCATTAGATTTTACTGTTTCTCCCTTTCCATGCATTAATGTAGAAGAGGAGATAAAAATTTAAAAGATAAAGCTGAATGAAAGTGAAaaggattttttcttttttatcataGAGGTAAATTTTGTGTTTTACCATTTTTTGGTCTACACATTATTCTTCTGGTTCTAATGTATGGAGAGCAGCAGTACAAATTGGTATATGAGAAATGCGAATCATATTGGGGAAATGCTATCATGTGCAAAATCCTTGGCATGTAATGCAATCGTGAGCAGGTGAGTAGATTTTGCATGTGACTGCTATGGATTTGCAACATGTTACTCTGTCCATAGAGGTATTCTTTCAACAGAGTAACATGCTAGAACACCCAAATAACATACTAGTACTAATTTAGTATACTTAGATCTCATGTGTGATCCCATTATTGCATTTTACTTGGATACAATTCTTAAACTGATGGTTTGTCATTAATGTTGTTAATATAGGCATGTAACAGTAAATAGCACAGTAGGAATAGGTTGCTAAAAAGGCAGTAATTTTATCTCTTTCAAAGTAAACAAAGGCATCTTACAAAAATGACTATGCTTGTTAGTCTAGGATTTATGGCTTTCACATTATGGCCTTCACAAGCTCGGTTCATAAGTTGGCCAAAAATGGGTGTGGTTCACAAGTTGGTTTCTTAGGAGGGAAACTTGCAAGTCACacaacaaaagcaaaaaaataGTTTTGCACCGtaaatgtttttccttttttttgtgaaACTATTGCGTGTATcttatatttttgattttgtattttgtttttaaattttagatccttcataatattattattatttttggaaacatGTTGTGATGGTTTCTGATTTTGTACGTTTCTCGGAACAACCACAAGTCCTGGCATTTTCACAAATCTGAAATGACGCGTATTTTGAATTTAAACTTAATTTTTGTGCAAATAGAAGCATGTCAGCAAATTTTCCTCGAGCAATTATGAATTACAATAAAAATGAGAAATAGTCTGGTGAGATAAtctttattttttatgaatttattatGCGTTTTTCTACTTTTTCGATTTTGCTTTTTATCTTTTAAATTTTAAATcctacttttcttttttcttcatttcgattttCCTATTGCCAACATCTAATGGATCCTAGTTTTGTATGTTCACCCTTGACAACCCCAGTACTCGGAGCTTTCAAGAATCCGACATGACACGTATCGTGAATGAATTGTTATAAGACCTAGTCATTCTGCTGCTAACAGAAACATTACCACATAGCTTGCGTTTATGGGACATCTTCAAATGCTGCATCGAGATTTTAGCAGGGCCTTAATATAAAATATTATGCTTAGCTTATGTTGAGTAATATGAAAGACCCTTCGAGACTTGCACTTTTAGAAATTGTTTTTCAACTTCCAAAAACAAAAAGATTTAGAAGTTAAATTAGCAATGAAATTTGATATGGACTTCTGAAGCAAAACAACAAACGTCTTATGAggcaaatagtttttgctttcgCCTCTAAAAATTAACTTTTACTTCCGTTATTCAAATGCACTATAATTActtcctccgttcttttttaataggccagttttgtttttagcgaaatttaaggaaattaagagaactaatcattgaaagtggtcctcatgacacttgtcaataaaagaaatgaagtgaaatggtccccataacacttgttagcaaaagaagtaaagtgaagtggtccacatgacacttgtcatcaaaagaagttaagagaaaagtggtcccaaaaaattaaaataacatttgactttctcaattaggaaactggcctattttttgaaactggcctattaaaaaagaacggagggagtattatttttaaGCATAACACCCTATAATTGATGCATATCATTCTCCAAAACCAATTTACAAAAAACGACTAGGTAAAAACGTTAATAACAATAACAGTAAAAAAATAGGAGTAAAAATGAATTAGAAAAACAAAACCTGGGCCGGTGTGTGTACGAAGTACTCTTGTCTCTCACACACACGTGGTGTCGTGTTATTGCTTTAAAGCTTCGGACCCTCCGACTTCCCTCCAACCAtttctctcttctcttctcttctcttctcttctctctctctctctccttcaaACTCTCCTCCATTCCTCTTTCTATCTCTCTCCCCAAAATCCTCTGAATCCTCTTTCTATCTCTCTCCATCTTAGTAGTCACTCTCACTCTTATTCTCCTCCTCCATACCAGGTAAACACTCAATGTCCTTTCTTCATATCGAAACAATTTCATTTTTTGGATTCCGAGTTTTTGATTCATAGGATTTCTTATTCATTCTTGATTGATTTTACaggaaagattcaaagaaatgACATCTTCATCGGTGATTATGAATTTAGATTCAACAACAAATTCATCATCACCAGAATCATCAAGAAAGAAGCGAAAAAGGAAAAACCtgaattcatcatcatcaatttcTCTATACAATCAGAAACAATTAATCCAAACAAACAAATGGAAATCAGAATCAAAACAACGGATCTACTCAACTAAACTTCTCGAAGCTCTTCATCGTGTTCGCAACACTtcgtcttcttcatcatcatcatctctgcCGCGGGGTGGGAGAGCTGTTCGTGAAGCGGCTGATCGAGCTTTAGCATTTGAAGCTAAAGGAAAAACAAGATGGAGCCGAGCGATACTTACAAGCCGGATTAAATTGAAATTAAAGAAAGTTAATAAACCTAGATTAGTAGTTGGTAATGAGAATTCAAAGAAGAAACCGGCGATTAAAGTGCCGGCGAGAGTGAATACTAAAGTACCGGTTTTACAGAAAAAGGTTCGTGTTCTTGGACGGTTAGTACCGGGTTGTAGAAAGGTATCGTTCCCGGATTTACTTGAAGAAGCTACCGATTATATTGCCGCTATGGAAATGCAAGTTAAAGCTATGACTGCTTTGGCTGAGCTTTTATCTGGACTAGggtccaccacctccacctctacCTCCTCCtcagccaccaccaccaccaataacaacaacaatcagGTCTATCACCACCAGCCAACGACTAGTCTAGCTGGCGCCGAGTCTTTTGATGT
Coding sequences within:
- the LOC113275177 gene encoding transcription factor bHLH148-like, coding for MTSSSVIMNLDSTTNSSSPESSRKKRKRKNLNSSSSISLYNQKQLIQTNKWKSESKQRIYSTKLLEALHRVRNTSSSSSSSSLPRGGRAVREAADRALAFEAKGKTRWSRAILTSRIKLKLKKVNKPRLVVGNENSKKKPAIKVPARVNTKVPVLQKKVRVLGRLVPGCRKVSFPDLLEEATDYIAAMEMQVKAMTALAELLSGLGSTTSTSTSSSATTTTNNNNNQVYHHQPTTSLAGAESFDVMPGVVLGNPPPI